In Paenarthrobacter sp. GOM3, a single window of DNA contains:
- a CDS encoding FG-GAP-like repeat-containing protein, giving the protein MSASSRPTFGVRRALAGLAAAVVAIATFAPAPAMATMDPEPPVITGAPFAGSTLTVSWDPYAYKGCGAGAGPDTRIYWTRDGEVATDHPTWPNYVLDEEDRGKTIAAHLVANYPCEDLEVASEETAPISASHRPSGFTSRSAFELLARRSDGALMMYPRINNTWEPARTVGAGWNIFPTVLSPGDFDGDGNNDVLGRDSAGGLYLYSGDGSGGWTGPRKVGTGWNIFTALVSPGDFNSDGTNDVLARDSNGILYLYPGDGHGGWLPRSVAGQGWNALNTLITPGDFDGDTNVDVLARDSTGNLKLYRGNGAGGWNGMSVVGQGWSGMSKIGSAGDINGDGNFDVFAVDGSGQLKAYYGNGKAGWNGSAVVGWGWGGFTDLF; this is encoded by the coding sequence ATGAGTGCTTCATCACGCCCTACGTTCGGCGTGCGCCGGGCGTTGGCTGGGCTCGCGGCGGCTGTCGTCGCCATTGCAACCTTTGCACCGGCGCCCGCCATGGCAACAATGGATCCCGAACCGCCGGTCATCACAGGAGCCCCCTTCGCCGGATCGACGCTCACCGTTTCCTGGGACCCGTACGCCTATAAGGGCTGCGGCGCCGGAGCCGGCCCCGACACGCGCATCTACTGGACCCGCGACGGCGAGGTGGCCACGGACCACCCCACATGGCCCAACTACGTCCTCGACGAAGAGGACCGCGGCAAGACCATAGCCGCCCACCTTGTTGCGAACTACCCCTGCGAAGACCTGGAGGTGGCCAGCGAAGAGACCGCGCCCATCTCCGCTTCGCACCGTCCCAGTGGATTCACCAGCCGGAGCGCCTTCGAACTGCTGGCCCGCCGCTCCGACGGCGCACTGATGATGTACCCGCGCATCAACAACACCTGGGAGCCGGCCCGCACGGTTGGCGCCGGCTGGAACATCTTCCCCACGGTCCTGTCCCCGGGTGATTTCGACGGCGACGGCAATAACGACGTACTCGGCAGGGACTCCGCAGGCGGCCTCTACCTGTACAGCGGCGACGGCTCCGGCGGCTGGACCGGCCCACGCAAGGTGGGTACGGGCTGGAACATCTTCACAGCACTCGTCTCACCCGGGGACTTCAACAGCGACGGCACCAACGATGTGCTCGCCCGCGACTCCAACGGCATCCTCTACCTCTACCCCGGCGATGGACACGGCGGATGGTTGCCGCGTTCCGTAGCTGGACAGGGTTGGAACGCCCTGAACACCCTCATCACTCCCGGCGATTTCGACGGCGATACCAACGTCGACGTGCTGGCCCGCGACTCGACCGGGAACTTGAAGCTATACCGCGGCAACGGCGCCGGTGGCTGGAACGGCATGAGCGTCGTGGGCCAGGGCTGGAGCGGCATGAGCAAGATCGGCAGTGCCGGAGACATCAACGGCGACGGCAACTTTGACGTCTTCGCCGTGGATGGATCAGGCCAGCTGAAGGCCTATTACGGGAACGGCAAGGCCGGTTGGAACGGGTCCGCCGTAGTTGGTTGGGGCTGGGGCGGGTTCACGGACCTTTTCTAG
- a CDS encoding FG-GAP repeat domain-containing protein has product MPPNFLGESLVFKPALRAPARRLLSVLSVPFLAAGLLATALPVSAATATTETASTFRTAAGLETANAMPIEANPRSKGFDGDGTFDLFARDNAGRLLLYPTDGRGNWQAPRVIGNGWHIYNLLVSPGDFDGDGTVDVMGRDGYGRLFLYQGNGAGAWKQAFQIGQGWQGFVNLIAPGDLNGDGTNDILAQDAAGNVFLYPGNGRGGWLAPSKVSSAWQGLDAAGAGHFYGTPEAVVLSRNRFGDLQVRSSPRNGFFFEYGDPSGYDGVIGRGWEALSRFGVAGDFNGDGYNDVYGIAPNGLLTMYLADPSGFSSRGIYGFKWKGQPVVGSGWNVMNYVF; this is encoded by the coding sequence ATGCCGCCTAATTTCCTGGGGGAATCCTTGGTCTTCAAACCTGCCCTGCGCGCGCCTGCGCGCCGCCTGCTCTCCGTGTTAAGTGTGCCCTTCCTGGCCGCAGGACTGTTGGCAACTGCACTGCCGGTTTCCGCAGCGACGGCGACCACAGAAACCGCCTCGACTTTCCGGACCGCAGCGGGCCTGGAAACGGCCAACGCCATGCCTATCGAAGCAAACCCCCGCTCAAAGGGCTTCGATGGCGACGGCACCTTCGACTTGTTCGCCCGCGACAACGCCGGCCGCTTGCTCCTCTACCCCACCGACGGACGCGGCAACTGGCAGGCACCGCGAGTGATCGGCAATGGCTGGCACATCTACAACCTCCTGGTTTCGCCGGGAGATTTCGACGGCGACGGCACAGTGGACGTCATGGGCCGCGACGGCTACGGACGGCTTTTCCTCTACCAGGGAAATGGTGCCGGAGCCTGGAAGCAGGCCTTCCAAATCGGCCAAGGCTGGCAAGGTTTCGTCAACCTCATCGCACCCGGCGACCTGAACGGCGATGGCACCAATGACATCCTTGCCCAGGATGCAGCCGGCAACGTGTTCCTCTACCCCGGAAACGGGCGGGGCGGCTGGCTGGCACCAAGCAAGGTCTCCTCGGCCTGGCAGGGACTTGATGCTGCCGGAGCCGGGCATTTCTATGGCACACCCGAGGCTGTGGTCCTTAGCCGCAACAGGTTTGGGGACCTTCAGGTCCGCTCGTCGCCGCGCAACGGATTCTTCTTTGAATACGGTGATCCCAGCGGCTACGACGGAGTCATTGGGAGGGGTTGGGAGGCCCTCAGTCGTTTTGGGGTTGCCGGTGACTTCAATGGAGATGGCTACAACGACGTTTACGGCATCGCTCCGAACGGCCTGCTGACGATGTATCTCGCCGATCCTTCAGGCTTCAGCAGCCGGGGCATCTATGGCTTCAAGTGGAAAGGGCAGCCCGTGGTGGGCAGCGGCTGGAACGTCATGAACTACGTCTTCTAG
- a CDS encoding MFS transporter, producing the protein MSLSDLPGPVPDPTAVHGGATTALAEPVDRVRPLWVTGVVLVNLGINAAFFGPLQVLLGQQAAHFDEGQKEAILALVTGCGAAVSMVANPLFGAFSDRTTSRFGRRVPWVLMGAILGAVALVALAGAPNVAVMAFLWCLVQAGANAMYAAITAAVPDRVPVPQRGTVGGLAAMGQTVGILVGAVIAAVVAGNFAAGYWVCAAALLAGVVLYLFKSDDQPLPQQERPPFSLWQFIKGFWVSPKRYPDFAWAWLTRLLVSTGNHMITLYLLFFLSDIVRLKETQGIEPEFGVLVLTGLYAVTVIITSVLGGRLSDRMGKRKPLVIASSVIIAAASLILAFAPTWIGGLAGAAVLGIGFGAYLAVDFALITQVLPTALDRGRDLGVINIANSLPQVLAPAIAFVFVQFWGGYVSLYVAAAVIGLLGAVFVVKIKSVD; encoded by the coding sequence ATGAGCCTGTCCGACCTTCCGGGCCCGGTGCCGGACCCAACCGCCGTCCACGGCGGTGCCACGACGGCACTCGCCGAGCCGGTTGATCGGGTCCGGCCGCTCTGGGTTACGGGTGTAGTGCTGGTTAACCTGGGTATCAACGCTGCGTTTTTTGGTCCCCTGCAGGTGCTTCTGGGGCAACAGGCCGCCCATTTTGACGAGGGCCAGAAGGAAGCGATCCTCGCGCTGGTGACGGGGTGCGGTGCGGCCGTTTCCATGGTGGCCAACCCCTTATTTGGCGCCTTCAGCGACCGGACTACCTCCCGCTTTGGTCGCCGTGTCCCATGGGTCCTCATGGGTGCCATTCTCGGCGCAGTCGCGCTCGTGGCTTTGGCAGGTGCTCCGAACGTTGCCGTGATGGCGTTCCTGTGGTGCCTGGTGCAGGCCGGCGCCAACGCCATGTACGCCGCCATAACGGCCGCTGTCCCGGACCGCGTTCCTGTGCCCCAGCGTGGAACGGTCGGCGGCCTGGCTGCCATGGGACAAACGGTGGGCATCCTCGTTGGCGCCGTGATCGCGGCCGTCGTGGCCGGAAACTTTGCCGCCGGGTACTGGGTGTGCGCAGCGGCGCTGTTGGCCGGCGTCGTGCTTTATCTGTTCAAGAGCGACGACCAACCCTTGCCGCAGCAGGAGCGGCCGCCGTTCAGCCTGTGGCAGTTCATCAAGGGGTTTTGGGTTTCGCCCAAACGCTATCCCGACTTTGCGTGGGCCTGGCTTACAAGGCTGCTGGTCAGCACGGGCAACCACATGATCACCCTGTATCTTCTCTTCTTCCTCAGCGACATTGTGCGCCTGAAGGAGACCCAAGGGATTGAGCCTGAGTTCGGCGTGCTGGTCCTGACCGGTCTTTACGCGGTGACCGTCATCATCACCAGTGTTCTGGGCGGACGCTTGAGTGACCGGATGGGAAAGCGGAAGCCCTTGGTCATAGCGTCGTCGGTCATCATTGCCGCGGCATCTCTGATTCTTGCTTTTGCTCCGACGTGGATCGGCGGACTTGCCGGCGCGGCCGTGCTCGGAATCGGTTTTGGGGCCTACCTTGCGGTGGACTTCGCGCTCATTACCCAGGTACTGCCCACGGCTTTGGACCGCGGCCGGGACCTTGGCGTCATCAACATCGCGAATTCCCTGCCCCAAGTCCTCGCCCCGGCGATCGCCTTCGTGTTCGTTCAGTTCTGGGGCGGCTACGTCTCGCTGTACGTAGCCGCCGCAGTCATCGGGCTCCTGGGCGCCGTGTTCGTGGTGAAGATCAAGAGCGTCGACTAG
- the rraA gene encoding ribonuclease E activity regulator RraA, producing MNRRRSSIVNEHPNTADLYDERGEELESISLQFQDLGGHSHFGGPVRTIRCLEDNALVKTVLGSPGEGAVLVIDGQGSLRTALMGDMIAESAVANGWAGVVINGAVRDRVAIAHLPLGVKALGSNPRKSAKTGAGEADVELVIDGVRVLPGVMIYCDPDGILVER from the coding sequence ATGAACCGACGAAGGAGCAGCATTGTGAACGAGCACCCCAATACCGCCGACCTCTACGATGAACGCGGTGAAGAACTTGAGTCCATATCCCTGCAGTTCCAGGACCTCGGCGGACACTCGCACTTCGGCGGGCCCGTGCGGACCATCCGGTGCCTCGAGGACAATGCCTTGGTCAAGACTGTGCTCGGGTCACCAGGAGAGGGAGCCGTCCTGGTGATCGATGGCCAGGGATCCCTGCGAACGGCACTCATGGGCGACATGATCGCTGAGAGCGCCGTAGCCAACGGATGGGCCGGCGTGGTCATCAACGGTGCTGTGCGCGACAGAGTGGCCATCGCCCACTTGCCCTTGGGCGTCAAAGCCCTCGGCAGCAACCCCCGGAAGAGCGCCAAAACCGGTGCAGGCGAGGCAGATGTCGAGCTTGTCATCGATGGCGTTCGTGTTCTACCGGGCGTGATGATTTACTGCGACCCGGACGGCATCCTGGTGGAGCGCTGA
- a CDS encoding MDR family MFS transporter, with the protein MSKSTPVRAAGEVLTHRQTLTVMVGLMLGMFLSSLDQTIVSTSIYTIANDLDGLSLQAWATTAYLITSTVSTPLYGKLSDIFGRRPLYLTAILVFLAGSLYAGSVHSMTELAIARGIQGLGAGGLLALALTIIGDIVALKDRAKYQGYFMSVFGISSVLGPVIGGAFAGSANILGFDGWRWVFFINLPIGLAALVVVFMYLHLPARHVKQKIDYWGAAAITLAIVPLLLVAEQGRTWGWSSGGSWLCYGLGVIGIVAFLLAEKRAGDYALIPLRLFKNTTFGLSSLLNFIIGIGMFGAIAMLPMYLQLVKGLTPTEAGLMMITFTVGILFGSISAGRTISSSGVYRIFPIMGTAVLAAAATVMGFVLGVDTGLWVPGLIAVFFGVGLGFCMQPLTLAMQVSVPPKDMGVGTSTAAFFRSMGGAVGTAVFISMLFSTAADKIADGMKTAASSPDYQAVMRDPAVASDPANAKLFDFFKNGANNDSLNDTSWLHSANSTLTRPITEGFAQAIDVVMLTAAGLMIIAFLISFALPNKKLTDPKAAAKDSVPAH; encoded by the coding sequence ATGTCCAAATCCACGCCCGTGCGGGCCGCCGGTGAGGTGCTGACGCATCGTCAGACGCTCACCGTCATGGTGGGACTCATGCTCGGCATGTTCCTGTCGTCGTTGGACCAAACCATCGTGTCCACGTCCATCTACACCATCGCCAACGACCTGGACGGACTGTCCCTCCAGGCTTGGGCCACCACTGCTTACCTCATTACGTCGACCGTCAGCACGCCGCTCTATGGCAAGCTCAGCGACATCTTTGGCCGTCGGCCGCTGTACCTCACTGCCATCCTGGTGTTCCTGGCTGGCTCCCTGTACGCGGGATCGGTCCACTCCATGACTGAGCTCGCCATTGCCCGTGGCATCCAGGGGCTTGGTGCCGGTGGCTTGCTGGCATTGGCGCTGACCATCATCGGCGACATCGTTGCTCTGAAGGACAGGGCAAAATACCAGGGCTATTTCATGTCCGTCTTCGGCATTTCCTCGGTTCTTGGCCCTGTGATTGGCGGCGCTTTCGCCGGCTCGGCCAACATCCTGGGCTTCGACGGCTGGCGCTGGGTGTTCTTCATCAACCTGCCTATCGGCCTCGCTGCGCTGGTTGTGGTCTTCATGTACCTGCACCTGCCCGCGCGGCACGTGAAACAGAAGATCGACTACTGGGGCGCGGCAGCCATCACCTTGGCCATCGTTCCGTTGCTGCTGGTTGCTGAACAGGGACGCACGTGGGGCTGGTCCTCGGGCGGATCGTGGCTCTGCTACGGCCTCGGCGTCATCGGCATCGTAGCGTTCCTGCTGGCTGAGAAGCGTGCCGGCGACTACGCCTTGATTCCGCTGCGCCTCTTCAAGAACACCACCTTCGGCTTGTCGTCGCTGTTGAACTTCATCATCGGTATCGGCATGTTCGGCGCGATTGCCATGCTGCCCATGTACTTACAGCTGGTGAAGGGCCTCACCCCCACCGAGGCTGGCCTGATGATGATCACCTTCACCGTAGGCATCCTCTTCGGTTCCATCTCCGCCGGACGGACCATCTCCTCTTCCGGCGTCTACAGGATCTTCCCCATCATGGGAACGGCAGTCCTGGCAGCCGCGGCAACCGTCATGGGCTTCGTACTCGGAGTCGACACGGGCCTCTGGGTTCCCGGATTGATTGCGGTGTTCTTCGGTGTCGGCCTAGGCTTCTGCATGCAGCCGCTGACGCTGGCCATGCAGGTCTCCGTCCCACCCAAGGACATGGGTGTGGGTACTTCCACGGCTGCGTTCTTCCGCTCCATGGGTGGCGCAGTGGGCACGGCCGTGTTCATCTCGATGCTGTTCAGCACGGCAGCAGACAAGATCGCTGATGGCATGAAGACAGCCGCCTCCAGCCCGGATTACCAAGCCGTCATGCGGGATCCGGCAGTTGCCTCCGACCCCGCGAATGCCAAGCTTTTTGATTTCTTCAAAAACGGCGCCAATAACGACTCACTGAATGACACCAGCTGGTTGCATTCGGCCAACAGCACGCTCACCCGGCCCATCACCGAGGGTTTTGCCCAAGCCATTGATGTGGTCATGCTGACCGCGGCTGGGCTCATGATCATCGCATTCCTGATCAGCTTCGCATTGCCCAACAAGAAGCTCACGGATCCCAAGGCTGCGGCCAAGGATTCTGTTCCGGCGCACTAA
- a CDS encoding aromatic amino acid lyase — MIVIDGQRLDFRDIVSVADGEQVVLSPEALARMEESRRSAEATALQRPVYGRSTGVGANRTVSLAEADGGDSHGLKLLRSHAVDAGKPLERRTVRAMLVVRLSQLAAGASGINPAIAEALAELINSDVVPEVREFGGIGTADLQALSGTALTMLGEREPLGGGVARAFVESWATADALPFLSSSALTIARAVLVHQELSRLLDNAASVAAMSFVAMSGNAETLSPAVAAAADTPAVAQAANAFHGLVQGSGTPARIQDPYCLRTLPQIFGSQWEELASLGSLLGRLVSAGNENPLVHGSPVDGSNDVAHHGLFQMTNLARRIDALQVAVGAACATHLRRIDLLCDPNYTGMHPFLAEDAAGQSGVMMLEYVAAAAAGKIRANAQPTSLQTVVLSLGAEEDASFASLASAQLESTAEALATITAVELVCAARALRLQKRRADEFSSPKLRAMMEAGFTLPSEMGDRDLRRDVERALQLVRAAY, encoded by the coding sequence ATGATCGTGATTGATGGCCAGCGGTTGGACTTCCGGGACATCGTCTCCGTAGCGGACGGCGAACAGGTTGTGCTTTCTCCGGAAGCCTTGGCACGCATGGAAGAATCGCGACGGTCCGCGGAGGCCACCGCTTTGCAACGACCCGTCTATGGTCGCTCCACAGGTGTTGGGGCGAACCGGACGGTGTCGCTGGCTGAAGCTGATGGTGGAGACAGCCACGGGCTCAAGCTCCTGCGCAGCCATGCCGTGGATGCCGGGAAGCCGCTGGAACGGCGCACCGTCCGTGCCATGTTGGTTGTCCGGCTCTCCCAATTGGCCGCTGGCGCCTCGGGGATCAATCCAGCAATTGCCGAGGCACTTGCTGAGCTGATCAACTCTGATGTCGTTCCTGAGGTCCGGGAGTTTGGAGGCATTGGTACTGCTGACCTCCAAGCCCTCTCCGGAACGGCGCTGACGATGCTCGGTGAACGTGAGCCCCTGGGCGGGGGAGTGGCCCGGGCCTTCGTGGAGAGCTGGGCTACGGCCGATGCCCTCCCCTTTCTCAGCTCCAGCGCATTGACCATTGCCCGGGCGGTACTGGTGCATCAGGAGTTGTCCAGGCTCCTGGACAACGCTGCCTCGGTGGCCGCGATGTCCTTCGTAGCGATGTCCGGCAACGCGGAGACGCTTAGCCCGGCGGTGGCAGCGGCTGCGGACACCCCGGCTGTGGCACAGGCAGCTAATGCGTTCCATGGGCTGGTCCAGGGCAGTGGCACACCGGCCCGAATCCAAGACCCGTACTGCCTGCGGACACTGCCGCAAATTTTCGGTTCCCAATGGGAGGAATTGGCGTCGCTGGGTTCCCTGCTGGGCCGTCTGGTCTCCGCAGGCAACGAGAATCCTTTGGTTCATGGCTCCCCGGTCGACGGCAGCAACGATGTGGCCCATCATGGGCTGTTCCAAATGACCAACCTCGCTAGGCGCATCGATGCCCTTCAGGTGGCTGTGGGTGCCGCGTGTGCAACTCATTTGCGAAGGATTGATCTCCTTTGCGACCCCAACTACACGGGCATGCACCCCTTCCTGGCTGAGGATGCAGCGGGTCAGTCCGGCGTCATGATGCTGGAGTACGTTGCGGCGGCTGCAGCGGGAAAGATCCGCGCCAATGCCCAGCCAACAAGCCTGCAGACCGTCGTGCTGTCCTTGGGCGCTGAGGAAGACGCGAGCTTCGCAAGCCTGGCCTCGGCTCAGCTGGAGTCCACGGCCGAAGCCCTGGCGACCATTACCGCCGTCGAACTGGTTTGTGCTGCGCGGGCCCTGAGACTGCAAAAGCGGAGAGCCGACGAGTTCAGCAGCCCGAAGCTGCGCGCCATGATGGAGGCTGGATTCACGTTGCCGTCGGAGATGGGCGACCGTGACCTGCGGCGCGATGTTGAACGTGCGCTCCAGCTTGTTCGCGCCGCCTACTGA
- a CDS encoding urocanate hydratase codes for MTADFTTGARPVKAARGTELSAKSWQTEAPLRMLMNNLDPEVAERPDDLVVYGGTGRAVRSWAAFDAITRTLETMEKDETLLVQSGKPVGVFRTNEWAPRVLLANSNLVGDWATWPEFRRLEAEGLMMYGQMTAGSWIYIGTQGILQGTYETFAAVGEKLAAEGRHPAPAAAGSTEGPLAGTLTLTGGCGGMGGAQPLAVTLNDGACLIVDVDETRLRRRLGKRYLDEVETDLDTAIAKVNKAKEERRGWSVGYVGNAAEVFPELLRRHKAGELTIDVVTDQTSAHDPLSYLPEGISVDEWHTEAEADPEGFTKKAQASMARQVQAMVEFQDAGAEVFDYGNSIRDEARKGGYDRAFEFPGFVPAYIRPLFCEGLGPFRWVALSGDPEDIRVTDEAIKELFPENKHLHKWIDAAQERVEFEGLPARICWLGYGERHQAGLLFNRLVAEGKVKAPIVIGRDHLDSGSVASPYRETESMKDGSDAIADWPLLNALTAASSGATWVSIHHGGGVGIGRSLHTGQVSVADGTELAAQKLERLLTNDPGMGVIRHVDAGYDRAVEVAKERGVRIPMNQVISSEASK; via the coding sequence ATGACTGCCGATTTCACTACAGGGGCCCGTCCGGTCAAGGCTGCCCGGGGTACGGAGCTGTCCGCTAAGTCGTGGCAGACAGAGGCGCCGTTGCGCATGCTGATGAACAACCTGGACCCCGAGGTTGCCGAGCGCCCGGATGATCTGGTGGTTTATGGCGGCACGGGCCGTGCTGTCCGCTCGTGGGCTGCTTTCGATGCGATCACCCGGACCCTGGAAACCATGGAAAAGGATGAGACCCTCCTGGTCCAGTCCGGTAAGCCGGTAGGTGTGTTCCGCACGAATGAGTGGGCACCGCGGGTGTTGTTGGCTAACTCCAACCTTGTGGGTGACTGGGCGACCTGGCCGGAGTTCCGCCGCCTCGAGGCTGAGGGCCTGATGATGTACGGCCAGATGACCGCCGGTTCCTGGATCTATATCGGCACGCAGGGCATTCTGCAGGGCACGTATGAGACGTTCGCTGCGGTCGGTGAGAAGCTCGCTGCGGAGGGTCGTCACCCGGCACCGGCAGCAGCCGGCTCCACCGAGGGCCCGTTGGCGGGCACGCTGACGTTGACCGGTGGGTGTGGCGGCATGGGCGGTGCGCAGCCGTTGGCTGTCACCCTGAACGACGGCGCGTGCCTGATTGTTGATGTTGACGAAACCCGCCTGCGCCGCCGGCTGGGGAAGCGCTACCTGGACGAGGTCGAAACGGACCTGGACACCGCGATCGCCAAGGTGAACAAGGCCAAGGAAGAGCGTCGTGGCTGGTCCGTCGGCTACGTGGGTAATGCCGCTGAGGTGTTCCCGGAGCTGCTGCGCCGGCACAAGGCCGGTGAGCTGACCATTGATGTGGTCACGGACCAGACCTCCGCGCATGATCCGTTGTCCTACCTTCCCGAGGGCATCAGCGTCGATGAGTGGCACACCGAAGCCGAGGCGGATCCGGAAGGGTTCACCAAGAAGGCGCAGGCCTCCATGGCCCGACAGGTGCAGGCGATGGTGGAGTTCCAGGATGCGGGGGCTGAGGTCTTCGATTACGGCAACTCGATCCGTGACGAGGCCCGCAAGGGCGGCTATGACCGGGCGTTCGAGTTCCCGGGGTTTGTTCCGGCGTACATCCGTCCGTTGTTCTGCGAGGGTCTGGGGCCGTTCCGGTGGGTCGCGCTCTCGGGTGACCCGGAGGACATCCGGGTGACCGATGAAGCGATCAAGGAGTTGTTCCCGGAGAACAAGCACCTGCATAAGTGGATCGACGCGGCCCAGGAACGGGTGGAATTCGAAGGCCTGCCGGCACGTATTTGCTGGCTCGGATACGGCGAACGCCACCAGGCCGGGTTGTTGTTCAACAGGCTCGTTGCCGAGGGTAAGGTCAAGGCCCCGATCGTGATCGGCCGCGACCACCTGGACTCCGGCTCGGTGGCATCGCCTTACCGCGAGACGGAGTCGATGAAGGACGGGTCGGACGCGATCGCTGACTGGCCGTTGCTGAACGCTTTGACGGCGGCCTCTTCGGGCGCTACCTGGGTGTCGATCCATCACGGTGGCGGCGTCGGCATCGGCCGGTCCCTTCACACCGGTCAGGTCTCCGTCGCTGACGGCACGGAGTTGGCCGCGCAGAAGCTCGAACGACTCCTGACCAACGACCCCGGCATGGGCGTCATCCGCCACGTCGACGCCGGCTACGACCGCGCCGTCGAAGTCGCCAAAGAGCGCGGCGTCCGCATCCCGATGAACCAGGTCATCTCCTCGGAAGCAAGCAAATGA
- a CDS encoding ABC transporter substrate-binding protein: protein MKKYLTGFTLAAVAAITLSACGGGDPMSTSNTAAAGASGDSIIVGSADFPESQLIAKIYAEALKAKGVEVTEKPSIGSREVTIPALKDGSIDLMPEYGGALLQYLDSGTKAVSSEDVTKELATKIPSGLTALTASEAEDKDVLTVKKEIADQYKLKTIEDLQPVAKDLVLGGPPEWKTRLNGVAGLKSVYNLEFKEFSALDAGGPLTLNALLSGQIQVADLFSTDPALAENNLVALEDNKNLFLSENIVPVINQKKSTGTVKETLDKVSAALTTEDLIKMNGRVAKFEDIGEIAKEWLKNKNLG, encoded by the coding sequence ATGAAGAAGTACCTGACCGGTTTCACCCTCGCGGCGGTCGCCGCCATCACCCTGAGCGCCTGCGGCGGCGGGGACCCCATGAGCACGTCCAACACAGCCGCAGCGGGAGCCTCGGGCGACAGCATCATCGTCGGCTCGGCGGACTTCCCGGAGAGTCAGCTGATCGCCAAGATCTATGCCGAGGCCCTCAAGGCAAAGGGCGTTGAGGTCACCGAGAAGCCGAGCATCGGCAGCCGTGAAGTCACCATCCCGGCCCTCAAGGACGGCTCCATCGACCTCATGCCCGAGTACGGCGGAGCCCTCCTGCAGTACCTCGATTCCGGCACGAAGGCGGTGTCTTCCGAGGACGTCACCAAGGAACTCGCCACCAAGATCCCGTCCGGCCTGACTGCGCTCACGGCATCCGAGGCGGAGGACAAGGATGTCCTGACCGTCAAGAAGGAAATCGCCGACCAGTACAAGCTCAAGACCATCGAGGACCTCCAGCCCGTTGCCAAGGACCTCGTCCTCGGCGGGCCGCCGGAGTGGAAGACCCGCCTCAACGGCGTGGCCGGGCTGAAGTCCGTCTACAACCTTGAGTTCAAGGAATTTTCAGCGCTCGACGCCGGTGGTCCGCTTACGCTGAACGCCCTGCTTTCGGGCCAGATCCAGGTTGCCGACCTCTTCAGCACCGATCCTGCCCTGGCGGAGAACAACCTTGTGGCACTGGAGGACAACAAGAACCTCTTCCTCTCGGAGAACATCGTTCCGGTCATCAACCAGAAGAAGTCCACTGGCACCGTCAAGGAAACCCTCGACAAGGTATCAGCTGCGCTCACCACTGAGGACCTGATCAAGATGAACGGCCGCGTGGCCAAGTTCGAAGACATCGGCGAAATCGCCAAGGAATGGCTCAAGAACAAGAACCTGGGCTAA
- a CDS encoding ABC transporter permease, with amino-acid sequence MADTVDPQGGGIVNYLFDPAHWSGADGIPTLIAEHLLYSLIALAVAAIIAIPLGIYIGVTGKGVFMIAGLANALRALPSVGLLILLVLLISPAFPSRMGYILPSLIVLVLLAVPPILTNTYAGVRAVDAAAVDAAKGMGFRTMKILTDVQLPCSLPLVLSGVRSALLQIISTATIAAYISLGGLGRLLIDGKAQNDYSQMVAGAVLVALLALFFDQLLAFITRRVVSPGLTRRTIKSAPAAETVKTPATV; translated from the coding sequence GTGGCTGACACCGTGGACCCCCAAGGTGGTGGCATCGTGAACTACTTGTTCGACCCCGCACATTGGAGCGGCGCCGACGGCATCCCAACCCTGATCGCCGAGCACCTCCTCTACTCCCTCATCGCACTGGCCGTAGCTGCCATCATCGCCATACCCCTGGGCATCTACATCGGCGTCACGGGCAAGGGTGTGTTCATGATCGCAGGACTGGCCAACGCCCTCCGGGCACTTCCCAGCGTCGGCCTGCTGATTCTATTGGTCCTGCTGATCTCGCCCGCGTTCCCGTCCCGGATGGGTTACATCCTGCCGAGCCTCATCGTGCTGGTACTGCTTGCAGTTCCGCCGATCCTGACCAACACCTACGCCGGCGTGCGCGCAGTGGATGCTGCCGCCGTCGACGCTGCCAAAGGCATGGGCTTCCGCACCATGAAGATTCTCACGGATGTCCAGTTGCCGTGCTCGCTTCCGCTGGTTTTGTCCGGTGTCCGCAGCGCCCTGTTGCAAATCATCTCGACCGCCACCATCGCCGCATACATTTCGCTCGGCGGCCTCGGCCGTCTGCTGATCGACGGCAAGGCCCAGAACGACTACAGCCAAATGGTTGCCGGCGCCGTCCTGGTTGCCCTGCTGGCCCTGTTCTTCGACCAGCTTCTCGCGTTCATCACCCGCCGGGTTGTCTCACCAGGACTGACACGGCGCACCATCAAGTCGGCTCCCGCAGCCGAGACCGTGAAAACCCCCGCCACGGTCTAA